The following nucleotide sequence is from Borrelia turcica IST7.
AGACACATATAACAAATAAATTTAAATAACATAAGTTTTAATTAAAACTGTTAAATAAATAAATTTGACAATACAAATTAAAATCAGTATAATATAAGTCTAGTATAAAGTTAGAATTTATATTAATAAGTATTCTAACTTAAGTGATACAGATGATTATGTGGTAGTAATTATCTGGAGGAGAAGATTGTATGAAAAGATATAACATAATGCTTATATTATTTACTATGTTAATGATGGGCTGTGAGTATAACCCATGGTTCGGAGATAGGCAAAAAGAACCAGAGAAAGGATTTGAAGGACAAGGTGAGAAGGGTAAGCCACCAGTAGTCGAAAATAGGATAGGGCAACCAGCAGAAGGAAAAGAGAAAGCAAAAACACCTGTAGTAACAGGAAGTGGAGGCCAAGGGCAAAACCCGCCAGCACCAAAAACAGCAGTAGAGGGAAGTGAAGAACAAGGTGAGAAAGGTAAACCACCAGTAGTCGGAAATAAGACAGGGCAACCAGCAGAAGGAAAAGAGAAACCAAAAACACCAGCAGTAACAGGAAGTGGAGGCCAAGGGCAAAACCCACCAGCACCAAAAACAGCAGTAGAGGGAAGTGAAGAACAAGGTGAGAAGGGTAAACAACCACCAGTAGTCGAAAATAAGACAGGACAACCAACAGAAGGAAAAGAGAAACCAAAAAAACCTGTAGTAACAGGAAGTAAAGGCCAAGGTCAAAACCCACCAGCAACAGGAAATAGTATACGAGATCAACTACCAAAAAGAGTTTGGATACCTAGTGAAATACATAAAGCATTGAATGAGGCAACAGGGGTGAAAACTAAAAGCGAAGAAAAGTCATCAACAACAGGAGCATCTGCGGGAGGAACAAGTGGGGAGACAGAAGAATCCTCAGATAGAATAACCGGAGACGAAGAAATAGAAGTAGAGGGAGCTGTGTTTGATTGGGGCGGGTAATAGTAATAGGCGCAATGACGCTAGTAGTAGATAATGCTACTTTAGTTAAATAAATATTATACAGATTAAAAGCAAGAAGGCCATAGAAAGATGGTCTTCTGTTTTTTGCTTACTTACGCCTCTTAAGTCAAAACATTCAATTATAAATGTTGATATTATGTGCCTGAGTTATATGATTGGTGTTTATTATTCATAATGTAACTAGGAATAGCTATGTTTGTTTTATTTAGGAGGAAAATTTATGAAGAGGCTTAGTACCATATTGATTGCATGTGGCTCAATGAATTTAAAGACAAATAAGTGCTAAACGTCGCCCCAATTGTTAACTTACTAGTAAATTGATGTGACTTGTAATCTCAATCAAAACTTTTGCCACTAATTTTTTGGTATTATTGCCTCACATAAATCAATAAACCTGCTGTTGCTAGAATCCTTTCCCAGTTACTTGCCTCGCAAAGCTTATGTCATTCGTAATATTGATGCTTGATTAGAATAATATATTGACTGCCTTTATATTGCTTTGTAATTTTATTCTTGCAGAATCACTTAAACGAGATAAATGCTTTCCTTAGCATTGTGTTCATTTGGTTGCATGCCATAAATGTAGATAAAAGAATTACAATAGCAACTAGACAAGATATTATTTCTCTTTAAATTTTTGATTCTAAACATACTAGCTCCTTTATGTATTAGAAGTCTAAATAAGTATAGTATATATTTCTTGAATAACAAAGAAGTATTATTGACTTTTTTTATTTTCTTTCCTTTTAACTTTTGCATGTGTGCATACTAGTTTAATTTATCATTGTTTTCCTATGAAAATTTTCTTAATTAATTAATTAAATGGTATATATTGTTGATAGAAGGAGACATTAAGTCATGAATATTCGAATTTTTAATAGTTCAATTTTAATTTTAATATTTATATTATTTAGTTGTAAGGATATAAAAGATGTCCAGGATGTAAGTGAGGTAAATGATTATGAGGAGGAGGATACTGAGGATGTTGATTTTGCCGATGAGAATACTTTAGAAGGTTTAATTGCAAAATATAAACTCTCTTCCGAAGAAAGACTTGCAGTTCAATTTTTAAAGGGTGTTTTAACTAATCCTCTTATTGCAAAGGATGTAGTGGGTGTCAAGAATTACACAGAAGAGGAATTTCGTGAATTTTTAGTAATGTTGGGCGCTAGTAAAACTAAGGAAGCTATTGCAGATATAGTTGTAACCATGAAAGCGCGGGATGAGGTAAGAAATGCCATATATGACATACCAGACGAAAATCCGCAAAAACAAAATTTTGAGAGCCAATTTAATGAAAAGGAAGAGGAATATTTTAAGGATTTAAAAATTTCTTGTAGTAGTGACGAGGGATATGAGGGCGCATATATAGCTTTAAGAGCTACTAGTGATTCATTTATGTTTAAAGCAATCAAGGGTCAAATAGATGATGCTTTGAATGAGAATTAAGCATAAAGGCAACAAGGAATAATCTTTGTTGCCTTATTTGGATTTAATCCTGTTATACAGTCCATATTGTTTTCCATGTATAAAAACTACTTAAAATTGAAATAAGTTTTAAGTCTTTTATTTTTATTGAATTATAATATTTTAAATCTTATTAATCTAAAGGAGAGGTGATTTGAAAGATAGAAATATGATAATAATTAAGAAAGGAAAATGTTTATTTACGAGTATTTTGTTAAGCTTCCTAAGTTGTGGCTTATCTGTGCTGGATAAGGCTAATGATGATTTGGGAGAAATTAATGCTCAACCAAGTAGCGTTGCTGTTAGTGCAGTATCATCGGACAAGGGTGTTAGTGCAGTAGCAGCGGGTACAGGCGCTAGTCTTCAGAGTTCACTTGATGTAGTTGAAGGAGAATCCTCACCTATATCAGATACTAAAGTGGATACAGGCGGTGTTAATTTAACAAGTGGCTCTGGAATTCCTGGAGGTACTTTGGAGGGAGGTGCTGTAGAGTTTGAAACTCACTCATACGGAGAAGTTACTTCAGGGGATAATTTTAATGGCAAATCACAAACAGTAATTGAGGACTTCCTAAAAAGAGGGTCTAGTGACTTGGTGGATGCAGTAGAGTACTCATCAGGAGGAGTTTCTGGTACATATGGGGGTGGTGCTACTGTTATTGAAGAGGAAGAAGACACAATCCCAAGAGTTGCTACCTTTAGCTCTGCGGGTGAAGATGATGAATCTTTAGAAGAAGAAGATGAGCGCAGAGAAAATAGAAAATATAATGCTGGCTTAAAGGAAGCTAAAAGAGATGTGTTTAATGCACTCACACTCATTAAGGCAATAGCCAAGGACTCTAAACTATTTGATTACTATGCAACCGCAATGAATAGTTCAAGGCATCTTGGAAATCCTAATTATCGCGAGAATGCTAGAGAGAAATATAATGAGTTTAGTAAAGAAAAATTAGAAGAAAACTTGTATGAACTCTTGAATTGGATAAAAGAGGGCGAGATTGCACTAAAATCTGCTGATGTTTATAGTAATGAGATTAGGGCAAAGAATAAGTTAGGGGAGGTTCGGGAAGATTTGGAGAAGTTTATTGCAGAAGTTAAGAATAAATCCAGTACAAGTGATGCATATAAAGAAGTGTCTTCAAACAGACATAAGCTGTCAAAAATGGAAGATTCTTTGAAGACAGTAAAGAGGTCTCTTTACAATAAGGACAATATAAGCAATTAAACTTCATAATAAATAATGTTGAAAGTGATTTTAAATAAGAAGGAATAGGCTTTAGCAACCTATTCCTTCTTTGTATCTTGGTGATGTAAATTGTGATAAGTTAATCAAGAAAAACAGAAAGGCAAGCAATAATCTTAGTTAGCAAAATTAAGTTTTACATTGATAATATTTTTCTAAAAACGGTTAATATATCTAATTCAACATGATTATTGAGATTTTTAATAACATTGTAATATAATTATTTTCAAAGGAGTGGGGAAATATGAGAATGAAAAAAAGTTATTTAATAACAAGTGTTCTTTTAAGTTTCGTAAGCTGTGATTTATCGGTCTTAGATAAGACTAAAGATGTGTTGTCAGAGATGCGAGGTATTTTAGAAACAGATGCTGTTAAAGATGTGGCTTCAGGGAAAGCTAGATTTACGGTTGTAAGTGAAACGAAGACAAGTACTGTGGGCGTGTCTAAGACACAAGGAGAGGCTGGCTTTGGTAATACTGCAGTAGATTCTTCAGGTACTAGAGTAGCAGGTGGCGCAGATTATGCAAGTGCAACAGGTGTAAGTAGTGTTGTAGAAGACGAGACAGGCAAACTTACAGGTATGGGTTTTGTAGAATATGACACTTACTCAGCTAGATATGCACCAGAGTTTGGTGTGTCAGGTTCTAATTCTGGTGGCATTCAACAAGTAGATTATGCTTCAGGTGATACTGGTGTAACTTATGGTGGTGTATCAGAAGTTATTGAAGAGAGTTATTCAGGCATGTCAGGTTCTATTTCTGGTGGGTCTGGTGCTATGACCATAGAAGAGGATACAAATGAAGACTATCAGGATTATTTGGATGATCTAGCGGCTAAGGAAGCAGAGAAAAAATATAACAACCATATAACAACAGCTAAAAGACATGTACAGGGTATATATACTTACACTAGTAGATTAAAAGAGGGTGCTAGGGTAGTTGAGCTTTGTGAAACTAAATCCAATGATACAATGGATCTTCAAAATCTTAGACAAAACAGAGAAATTGCTAAAAAGAAGTTAGCTGAGTATACAAAAGAAAGACTAGAAAAAGACTTGCAAGGATTATTGGATCAAATTGTAGAAGGTATATTACATGCGCAAGCTTCTGATAGTGATTATTATTTTGACAGCTATGCAATAACAACATTAAGTGAGCTTAAAAAACCATTAGAGGCTTTGATTAAAGAAGTTAAATCTGTAGCTGAGACAAATCATGAAGCTTATAGAAAGTTGATATCAAAGAGATATTTAATCGAAAAGATAAGTGGTGCTGTACCTAGACTACAGTGGTTACTTGGAGGCAGAGACAAGTACGGAGAATAAGCTATAAATTAAAATTTAATTAAAAGAAGAATAGGCTACTTAGGTAGCCTACTTTAGTATTGTCTTTTTTTTATAATCAAGCATTAATCTTTAAGTCTAATAAGTAGTTTAGGACTGCATTTGTTTGTATAAATCCCCTAATTACAAAGTAAATAAAGAATTTTAATTTTATTGAAGTATAATTACTTTCAAAGGAGTGAGAAAAATGAGAATAAAAAAAAGTTATTTAATAACAAGTGTTCTTTTAAGTTTCGTAAGCTGTGATTTATCAGTGTTAGACAAGACTAAAGATGTGCTGTCAGAGATGCGAGCTATTTTAGAAACAGATGCTGTTAAAGATGTGGCTTCAGGGAAGGCTGGATTTACGGTTGTAAGTGAAACAAAGACAGGTAGTGTGGGCGTATCTAAGACACAAGGAGAGGCTGGATTTGATAATTCTACAGTAGTAGGAGAGGGTTCTAGTTCTATTGCAACAGGTAGTTCACAAGGTTCCGCAAATACAGCAGGTGAGGGTAGTGTTGTAGAAGACGAGACAGGAAATGATAAAGGTATGAGTTTTGTAGAATCTGGTTCTGGTGGCATTCAACAAGTAGACTATAATTCAGGTGATGTTAGTGTAACTTATGGTGGTGAATCAGAAGTTGTTGAAGATAGTTACTCATCAGGAACATCAGGAGTTATTTTTGGTGGAAATAGTGCTGTGATCATAGAAGAGGACACAAAGGCTGATTACTTAGATTATTTAACTACCAAAGCAGAAAAGGAAGAAAGTAAAAAATATAATAGCCATATATACAAAACTAAATCTCATATGGAATATGCACGTGTTTTGGCTAGTAAAATAACAAAAAGCTATAGTTTATTTAACCTGTATAACACAAAAGGCTATGGCACACAAAACCTTGGAGAGACTAGAGTCAGAGAAATTGCAGCAAAGAAGTTAGCTGAGTTTACAAAAGTACAACTAGAAAAAGACTTGCAAGGATTATTGGATCAAATTGTAGAATCTAAAAAAGCAGCAGCAGCTGCAAGAGATGTTATTAACTATGGTAACGAAGGCCGAGCAGTGAAAGAGTTGGATGAGTTGCGTGTGAAAATAGAAGAGTTACTTTCTATAGTTAAAGGTGAGAATGATATAAAAATAGCGTATGGAAAGGTATCAACTAGGAGCTATTTGTTCTCTAACATAATAAATTCTATGAAGAGAATAAGTGTTTCACTTGACACCAATTACAGAGATATACCTGCATAAACTATAATTTAAATTAAAAGAAGAATAGGCTACTTAGGTAGCCTATTTTGTATTGTCTTTTCTTTTATAGTAAAGCATTAATCTTTAAGTCTAACAAGTAGTTTAGGACTACAATTGTTGTCTAAATCCCTTAATTACAAAGTAATTTAAGAATTTTAATTTTGTTGAAGTATAATGTGTTAATTATGATTATTTTCAAAGGAGTGAAAAAAAATGAGAAAAAGTTATTTAATAACAAGTGTTCTTTTAAGTTTCGTAAGCTGTGATTTATCTGTCTTAGATAAGACTAAAGATGTGTTGTCAGAAGTACGTGCTATTTTAGAGACAGATGCTGTTAAAGATGTGGCTTCAGGGAAAGCAGGATTTACGATTGTAAGTGAAACAAAGACAGGTAGTGTGGGCGTATCTAAGACACAAGGAGAGGTTGGATTTGATAGATCTACAGTAGATTCTTCAGGTACTAGAGTAGCAGGTAGCGCAGGTTATGCAAACCCAGCAGGTGTAGGTAGTGTTGTAGAAGAGGACGAGGCAGGAAATGTTACAGGTATTGGTTTTGTAGAATATGATACTTACTCAGGTAGATATGCACCAGAGTTTGGTGTGTCAGGTTCTAATCCTATTGAAAGACCACAGATATTACACTACGGTAGTACAACTTCAGGTGGTACAACAGAAGTTATTGAAGATAGTTACTCATCAGGTATGTCAGGGTTTATTTCTGGTGGTGCTAGTGCTGTGACTATCGACGAGGATACAGATGAGGATTATAAGAATCATTTGATTGACTTAGCAGAAAAGGAAGCAAGTAAAAAATATGACAAACATATAAAGAAAGCTAAAGACTATGTACAGGGTATATATACTTACACTAGTAGATTAAAAGACGGATATAAGACAGTTGATCTTTGTTTAACTAAGAAATATGATTCACGTGATCTTGAGAATAGCAGATCAAATTACGCAATTGCTACAAAAAAGTTAGCTGAGTATACAAAAGAACAACTAGAAAAAGACTTGCAAGGATTATTGGATCAAATTGTAGGAGGTATAGCTAGTATAGAAAAGGCTTCTGAGAATGATTACAGTCAAAATGATTTGCGAGCAAAGAATGAATTGAGTAATCTTAAAAAATCATTAGAGGATTTAATTAAAGACGTTAAGTCTGTTACTGAGACAAATCATGAAGCTTATAGAAAGGTATCAAGAAAGAGCCATATAATCGCAAAGATAAGTAGTTCTGTATCTAGAATACAGAATATGCTTAATTACGGATACAGTATTGCTAGATAAAAGCTATAAAGTAAAATTAAATTAATTAAAAGAAGAATAGGCTACTTAGGTAGCCTATTTTGGTATTTATAATCTTTTCTTATGCTAATTACAAAGTAATTTAAGAATTTTAATTTTGTTGAAGTATAATGTATTGATTATTATTATTTTTAGAGGAGATAAAATATGGGAATAAAAAGAAAATATGTGTGTGCAAGCATTCTTTTAAGTTTCGTAAGTTGTGATTTATCAGTACTAGATAAGACTAAGGATGTGTTGTCAGAAGTACGAGGTATTTTAGAGAGCGATGCTGTTAAAGATGTGGCTTCAGGGAAAGCAGGATTTACGGTTGTAAGTGAAACAAAGACAAGTGTAACTAGTTTGGTGCCAGAAGGAACAGAAGATGTTGTGGGTGTATCTATGCCACCAGTAGAGACAGGAAAGAAAGATAATACAGTAGGAACAACAAATTCTATTGCAACAGGTGATTTTACAGAACAAAATGCAACTACAACAAGTGTAGCTAGTTCAGTATCAGGCGTAGCAGTAAGTGATGTTGTAGGTGGTAGTACTTACGAAACTGGCTTGTCAGGTTACAGTAGTGCAGTGGATATAACAGAAAATTCTTCGTCAAGCTTTACTTCAGGTTCATACTCTGGAGAGATGATAACTGTAGAAGAATATGATTCATACGGGTTTGGTATGACAGGTTCATATGGGTTAATGTCCAATTCAATGACGGAAGTTGAAGATGAATTTGATGGGGACGATGATGATACAGACAGGAAAGAAAAGAGAGATAGTAATATATATGATTTCTACTTGAAGAAAACTAAAGGGAATGTTTACAATTCACTTGGGCTAGTTAAAAAAATAATAGGTGACTATGATTCAGTGAATCTCTATACAACTAAGTACTATAGTCCATTGAATCTTGGAGAGACTTCTGAAAAAGCCAATGATAAAAAAGAGTTGGATAAATATACAAAAGAACAATTAGAGAAAGATTTGAATGAGCTTTTAGGATACCTTAAAGAAGGTCAAAGTTCACTAGAATCTGCTAAAGGTGTTTATAAGAGCGATATTAGTGCAAAGAATAAGTTAAGTGAGCTTCAAACAGAAGTAGAGAAGTTTATTGCGGAAGTTGAAACAGATGGTAGTGCATATGATAGGACAGGAACTCGCCAAGGTCAGCTCTCAAAAATGATAGGTACTTTAAATACAGTAAAAGACTTACTTAATAGCGGAAGCAACATTGGCAATTAAGCTTTTAAATTTAATTTAATTAAAAGCAGAAATAGGCTACTTAGGTAGCCTATTTTATTTAAGTAAAAATATTGTTTGCTTAAATTCTTATTAATTAATTTGAGGTAAATAAATGGTATTGGTCTATAATTATTCCTTAAAGGAGATTTAATATGAGAATAAAAAGAAAATATATATGCGCAAGCATTCTTTTAAGCTTCTTAAGCTGTGGTTTGTCGGTAGCGGATAAGTCTAAGGAAGCGTTGGGAGAAGTGCGTGATATGTTAGAAAGCGATGCTGTTGAGAATGGGACTACTGGCACTGTAGAGAAAAGCATTACTAAGACAGTAACAAAAGAGTCTACTGTTAAATTGAATGTTCAAGCAAAGAGTGCTGGTTCTTCTGGTAACCATGAACATGGAAGAGAAGTTGCAAGTTCGCTTGAGAATCATCAAGATGGCATTGTTTTAAGTGGTGGTTTATATAACAGACCAGAAATGCCTGCTTTAAAACCAGTAATTTCTAAGCCTGAGAAAGAAGATAAAAGCAAGTACGATGAAGAGACTATTCCAGAGAGTCGAAAAGATGAGATGCGAGATAGCATAAAAAGAATTATAGAGGGAACTGAATATTCTTTACAAAAAGCAAAAGAATTTCAACCAAAATTCAAGGAGCAAAGTGATAAGGCCAAGGAGTTGTTGCATAAAATTGGAAAGGTACGAAATAGAAATCAAAGCAGAAGAACCATAGAAGCACAAAAAAAGATTGACGAAATTTATAAAGAACTAGACAAGGAAATGAGATCAGTTAGCTATGACGATGGTGAACAATTGTTGCACAATGCAGGTTCAGACAGTGATCTAGTAAAAGTCAAAAGAGAAGCTTTACTTAAAGCTTTGGACTATAATATAAAAGATGATAAAATTAGAAGGCTTTGGGATCAATTTGTAGAGAAAGGAGAGGCTGTATTGTCTAATGCAGTGGCCCTTCAACAAGAGACTCGTATACTAGCAGGCTGTATTAAGTATGCAGAAGAGAAACTTAAGGAATTTAAAGAAGAAGATGTTGAATTTGAATACTCAACATGGTACTCTAGAAAGGGAAGTAATGCTCATGGAAAAAAGAAGCAAAGAACAGTAAGAAGAGCAAATAAAAATTATTATAATTATTAAAATAAAAATAAAACCTCACTTTAAAGTGAGGTTTTATTTAAACTACTTGTTCATAAGAAAATTAATCTATGTAAGTTTTGTAAGTTTTAGATTAATCATTTCCCATCGGTAGGAAAAATCCTAGTACCTTATAATAAATTGTGTATAATGCTTGTGTAGCTTAGAGTATACTTTTTCAGTCGAGTTGTAAAGGTCTGCAAATTTGGGCATAAATTTTTGAAAACTTTTATCAAGTTTATTATGGTCAAGAATACTTACGCTAGATAAAAATTCTTTCTTGTATTTATCAATCAAGGGCAATCGCTTTTCCAATGATTCCTTGTATTCATGATAGTGTTTTTGTACTCCCACTGATTCCTCGTGAGTCAACATGTTTGCAAGCTCTATTGTATCAAGCAGAAGTAAACTTAATGAATCAAGTTCATAGAGCAAATAAGCAGCCTTATCTGCGTTTTTATCCTTAAGTTTAGTTAAAAACAAAGCTGTTCTTTTAAGTAATGCCTTACGATCAGTAACAGCAGAATCACCTTTTTCATTTCTTGTAACCATTAAACATAATTTTAATTTATGTAATAAATCTTCACCGGACATTGATTTAAAATCATTAATCGTTGCAAGAAAATAACTATCAAGGATTGATAAGTTGTTAAAATTAGTACGCCACTTATATACTCTTACTTCACTTCTTAAATCACCCTCTTCATTTAAAGAGAATAAACATAGTGGACTTGCAAGTAGCACAGACAAAAGAATTGTTTTTATTGCCAAATTCTTAAAAATCATACTTTTTACCTCTCATTTTTGTATATACTAAATTACTATATAGCATTTTAAATAAATTATAAGACTCAATGAAATTTTAATTATAGATACTAGATTATCTTGAAGTTATGCTAGTTTGTTTTCTGTTACTAGATACAACTATATAAGAATAGAAAATAAAGTAAAAATTTTCAAAATAGGTGTAGTAATAAAATAAGCTTGAGCTTATAGCTCAAGCTTATAAGTGTGCTATGGATAATTAATATCCACTGGTTAAGGTTCCATTTTTACTGCAGGTTCTAAGATTGGATATGGGTATCTTTTTTCTGCTCTTTGATCACAAGATCCTATAGGGGATCTAAAAATACCCTTTGCCATGCATTTTTTAATAAGAATAGCTCTCTTTTTTGTAGCATTCATATGTTTTAAGAAAAAACTAAAACTAAAGCCATTGACGTCAGGTATTCCCTTAAAGAAATCATCAAGTTTCTCTTTGGAAGTTTTCTTTGTGAAAACGGAATCATACATGCAATCAGCTAAACTTAAGTAGAAACCTCTATATGCTTTTCCAAGGTAGTGTTCAAGCTCTTCTTTAATAATCTGAGTGTCTGGTATTTGCTTTATAGCCTCTTCTGCCTCTAGCTTAATCTTTTCTATCTTAAATTTTTTGTCTATAAACTCTTCTTTAAATTCGCCATTAAGTTTATCAAATAGACTTTTAAACTCACTATCCTCTGTTGTGAACTTAGGATGAGTGTTCTTTATTGAGCTTACAATATTATCTGACCCCAGAAAACTAATACCTGAGTCAAATAATTTTTGCTTAAACTCTTCACTTAGTTCTTCTGAACTAGAATATTGCATAATTTTTAATGAATCGTCTTTAATATCATTGTAGCTTTCTTGTATTGTAGTATCATCAGCTACACTACAACAAATTAAAGCTAGAATGAGAGTAGTTAGCAATGGTGATAATATAGTTTTAATGTTTAATTTAGGTTTAAAACGAATGTTGTTCATAAAATGACTCCTTACTTATTACTTAAGTAAGTATAGTGCTATTTAGTTATATTACATTTATTTAATTATTATTTACATTTTTAAAAGATAGGTACCGATTAATAAAAAACTTGAGCCTAGACCCAAGCTTTTTAGTGTTTAAACGAGTACTGGTAGAATTTTGTATTGTTTTGTGATAATTAATATAGCCTAATGAATTTTATGTCCTTTTGGATATGGGTACATACTCTCAGCTTCAGATACACAATCTAGTGAAGGTTCAGTAGAGTTTTCACTTTGAGCAGTAGGACTGTGTATGCAAGATATTATGTGCATGGCTCTGTTTGTTATTGCATTCATGTTCTGTATTATTAAGTCAATACTTACCCCATATTCGTTGGGGTTTCCTTCAAAGAAATTAAGGAGACGAAGAGGATTTTCGGGGGATTCATAGGCATTTTTGTACATACATAAAATTAATAGTACAAAGTAATTTTCATATATATTCTTAAGGGTTTCTTCTAGATCTTCTTTTACTTCTTTAAGGT
It contains:
- a CDS encoding BTA121 domain-containing protein surface lipoprotein → MNIRIFNSSILILIFILFSCKDIKDVQDVSEVNDYEEEDTEDVDFADENTLEGLIAKYKLSSEERLAVQFLKGVLTNPLIAKDVVGVKNYTEEEFREFLVMLGASKTKEAIADIVVTMKARDEVRNAIYDIPDENPQKQNFESQFNEKEEEYFKDLKISCSSDEGYEGAYIALRATSDSFMFKAIKGQIDDALNEN